In the genome of Candidatus Nitrosotenuis sp. DW1, one region contains:
- a CDS encoding tryptophan synthase subunit alpha, translating to MSTPEDVRHFIKQGADAVIIGSALIKLVEKTPTSKLEKTVTEFTKKLKSTTKIS from the coding sequence ATTTCAACTCCAGAAGATGTCAGGCATTTCATAAAGCAGGGAGCAGACGCAGTCATAATTGGCAGTGCGCTAATAAAACTGGTGGAAAAAACCCCCACTTCAAAACTTGAGAAAACAGTCACCGAGTTTACAAAAAAACTAAAAAGCACGACAAAGATTAGCTGA
- a CDS encoding SemiSWEET family sugar transporter, which translates to MFFEGIWIIVLGTVASVMVTVGWIPQIIRGYKTKSLSDVSYYLMILISTGSVLWIFYGVEINDKIIVGVNIAILIFNLTLLCMKIKYSRK; encoded by the coding sequence GTGTTTTTTGAGGGAATCTGGATAATCGTCCTTGGAACTGTCGCGTCAGTAATGGTTACTGTCGGATGGATTCCGCAAATTATTCGCGGCTATAAAACAAAAAGCCTTTCTGATGTCTCATACTATCTCATGATTTTAATTTCCACAGGATCTGTTTTGTGGATTTTTTACGGAGTCGAGATCAATGATAAAATAATAGTCGGAGTCAACATAGCAATCTTGATTTTTAATTTGACACTGCTCTGCATGAAGATAAAATATTCGAGAAAATAA
- a CDS encoding antibiotic biosynthesis monooxygenase family protein, with protein sequence MYVALIDIELKENTEDEFKAWIAETNKVLLKLPGFVNRRLIKSDDGKHGLIVEFADKESHAKIHQTKEHNEIRRQLTGFLKKAPSPNFYYVISQ encoded by the coding sequence ATGTATGTCGCGCTAATAGATATCGAACTAAAAGAAAACACCGAAGATGAATTCAAGGCATGGATTGCTGAAACAAACAAGGTGCTATTGAAATTACCCGGATTCGTTAACAGAAGGCTGATAAAATCAGACGATGGGAAACACGGGTTAATAGTAGAATTTGCAGACAAGGAATCGCACGCAAAGATACACCAGACAAAAGAACACAATGAGATCCGCAGGCAGCTGACTGGTTTTCTCAAAAAAGCACCATCGCCAAACTTCTACTATGTTATCTCGCAATAA
- a CDS encoding CTP synthase: MQTKFIFVTGGVMSGLGKGVMTSSIAKLLQLSNQKVSCVKIDPYLNYDAGTMNPIAHGEVFVTEDGGECDMDIGNYERFLNQNIPKTHNITTAQIYSTVIEAERRGEYLGACVQIIPHVTDEIKRRIRKIAEDEKLDILVVECGGTVGDIESLPFLEALRQLRLEEGSQNVIFVHVTLTPSLDVVGEQKTKPTQHSVQELRRIGIQPDIIAARCSSPLHESTKKKISMFTNVTTRDVFSCHDVESIFMVPQILYDQGIVDTIFTKFGKFGLVNTSANWDKWNSIVNSLQTAEGNVKIAMVGKYVTLTDSYVSVNHALKHAGAKIGKVVSIDWIDSETINGNVDDLSKYDGVIVPGGFGSRGAEGIIKTANYTREKNIPYFGICFGFQLAAVAFGRHMCDFKDANSTELDQNTTNPIVDLLPEQKTVSNMGGSLRLGAHEILVKGNTLAHKTYNSDKVIRRHRHRYEINKKYIDVFEKNGMIFSAESDNAKRMEMLEIPSHKFYFGVQFHPEFNSRPGYPEEAFEAFISAASK; this comes from the coding sequence GTGCAGACAAAGTTCATTTTCGTTACCGGCGGAGTTATGTCTGGGCTTGGCAAAGGCGTTATGACGTCATCTATTGCCAAACTATTACAGTTATCAAATCAAAAGGTTTCCTGCGTAAAAATAGACCCTTACCTGAACTATGATGCAGGGACAATGAACCCAATTGCTCACGGCGAGGTCTTTGTCACCGAAGATGGGGGCGAATGCGACATGGACATTGGCAATTACGAGCGATTTTTGAACCAAAACATACCAAAGACTCACAACATCACGACTGCCCAGATTTACTCAACTGTGATCGAGGCAGAAAGACGTGGGGAGTACCTTGGCGCCTGCGTCCAAATAATTCCACATGTCACAGACGAAATCAAGCGAAGGATTAGAAAAATCGCAGAAGATGAAAAACTCGATATCCTAGTTGTGGAATGCGGTGGAACGGTAGGTGACATTGAGAGTCTTCCATTTTTAGAAGCACTAAGGCAGCTAAGACTTGAGGAAGGCTCGCAAAACGTGATATTTGTCCATGTGACACTTACGCCTTCACTTGATGTTGTAGGGGAACAAAAGACAAAACCGACACAGCACAGCGTACAAGAATTAAGGAGAATCGGTATCCAGCCAGACATCATTGCTGCAAGATGTTCCAGTCCCTTACACGAGTCTACAAAAAAGAAAATATCCATGTTTACAAACGTTACAACTCGCGATGTATTTTCATGTCATGATGTCGAATCAATTTTCATGGTTCCGCAAATTCTGTATGATCAGGGAATAGTTGATACGATATTTACAAAGTTTGGCAAATTTGGACTAGTCAACACCTCTGCAAATTGGGACAAATGGAACTCCATAGTAAACTCACTCCAGACCGCAGAAGGTAATGTCAAAATCGCAATGGTTGGAAAATACGTCACGCTTACAGACAGCTATGTTAGCGTAAACCATGCTCTAAAACACGCGGGAGCAAAAATTGGCAAGGTGGTTTCAATCGACTGGATTGACTCTGAAACAATCAACGGAAATGTCGATGACCTGTCAAAATATGACGGGGTGATAGTACCAGGGGGATTTGGCTCAAGGGGTGCAGAGGGAATAATCAAAACTGCAAATTACACTAGGGAGAAAAACATACCATACTTTGGAATTTGCTTTGGTTTTCAGCTTGCGGCAGTTGCCTTTGGAAGGCATATGTGCGATTTCAAAGACGCAAACTCGACTGAGCTTGACCAAAACACCACAAACCCAATAGTCGACTTGCTCCCAGAACAGAAAACCGTCTCAAATATGGGTGGATCACTGAGGCTTGGGGCACATGAAATTCTAGTAAAAGGCAACACACTTGCACACAAGACATACAATTCCGACAAGGTGATCCGACGACACAGGCACAGGTATGAAATCAACAAAAAATACATAGACGTTTTTGAAAAGAACGGAATGATTTTCTCAGCGGAAAGTGACAATGCCAAAAGAATGGAAATGCTAGAGATTCCGTCTCACAAGTTCTATTTTGGAGTGCAATTCCATCCTGAATTTAACAGTAGGCCAGGCTACCCCGAAGAGGCATTTGAAGCGTTTATCAGTGCAGCGTCAAAGTGA
- the trpB gene encoding tryptophan synthase subunit beta — MKSRFPKDGRFGEFGGKYIPETLVPAIEELEENYLKIKNDKSFKKELNYYLTEYAGRPTPLYFAKNLTEKIGGAKIYLKREDLLHGGAHKINNTLGQALLAKRMKKKRIIAETGAGQHGVATAMACACLGLTSEVYMGYKDTIRQKLNVYRMNLLGSKVHPVKSGSQTLKDAINEAIRDWITNVKDTYYLLGSAVGPHPYPVMVRDFQSVIGTEIIQQMKKINKKTPDTVVACVGGGSNAIGTFYPLIDSDTEIVGVEAAGKGLKTEFHSATLSAGSKGVLHGMMTYLLQDKEGQIKETHSISAGLDYPGVGPEHAFLKDANRVKYRSATDKEVIEAFLLLTRTEGIIPALESSHAIAEAVKIAKSKPKSESIVVTLSGRGDKDVEVVEEYVRNIKNSR, encoded by the coding sequence AAGTTTCAAAAAAGAGCTAAACTATTACCTTACAGAATATGCAGGACGTCCGACCCCGCTTTACTTTGCAAAAAACCTCACTGAAAAAATAGGAGGGGCAAAAATTTATCTCAAAAGGGAGGATCTTCTCCACGGCGGGGCACACAAGATCAACAATACCTTGGGCCAGGCACTGCTTGCCAAAAGAATGAAGAAAAAGCGAATCATTGCAGAAACCGGTGCAGGACAGCACGGAGTCGCAACCGCGATGGCATGCGCATGCCTGGGATTGACGTCTGAGGTATACATGGGATACAAGGACACCATAAGGCAAAAGCTGAACGTATACAGAATGAATCTCCTAGGAAGCAAGGTCCATCCCGTAAAATCAGGTTCACAGACACTAAAGGATGCAATCAACGAGGCGATAAGAGACTGGATCACAAATGTAAAAGATACGTACTATCTGCTTGGTTCTGCAGTCGGCCCACACCCATATCCCGTAATGGTCCGTGACTTTCAATCAGTGATTGGCACGGAAATAATACAGCAGATGAAAAAAATAAACAAGAAAACTCCCGACACAGTAGTTGCGTGTGTCGGAGGAGGGTCCAATGCAATTGGAACATTTTATCCGTTAATTGACAGCGATACTGAAATCGTTGGAGTCGAAGCAGCAGGAAAGGGGCTGAAAACAGAATTTCATTCTGCCACGCTGAGCGCAGGATCAAAAGGGGTCTTGCATGGGATGATGACCTACCTGTTGCAGGACAAGGAGGGGCAGATAAAAGAAACTCACAGCATATCTGCAGGACTTGACTATCCAGGTGTTGGCCCGGAGCACGCTTTTTTAAAGGACGCAAATCGCGTAAAATACCGCAGTGCCACGGACAAAGAAGTAATCGAAGCGTTTTTGCTGCTGACGCGAACTGAGGGGATAATTCCAGCGCTTGAATCATCACACGCGATTGCAGAGGCAGTCAAAATTGCAAAATCAAAACCAAAGTCAGAGTCAATAGTTGTCACACTGTCAGGCAGGGGCGACAAAGATGTCGAAGTAGTTGAGGAATATGTCAGGAACATCAAGAATTCAAGATAA
- the trpA gene encoding tryptophan synthase subunit alpha: protein MSGTSRIQDKFLELDSKNEKALIMYAVVGYPNEKDTLAVIRGLIKGGADIIELGFPFSDPLADGLVIQNASMLSLDKGTDLGQFFRLVSKIRQESDIPLVLMTYTNILYHQNYEKFFKEIKNAGIDGVITPDMTIEESKEYLKAARSNAIDTIFLVSPNTDKKRLGRIIRQTTGFLYLVAVYGTTGVQNKIQQYTIDALRNTKK, encoded by the coding sequence ATGTCAGGAACATCAAGAATTCAAGATAAATTTTTAGAACTTGATTCTAAAAATGAAAAAGCCCTAATAATGTATGCCGTAGTTGGGTATCCAAATGAAAAAGACACACTTGCAGTAATCCGTGGGCTGATAAAGGGAGGGGCAGACATAATTGAGCTTGGTTTTCCGTTTTCTGATCCTCTGGCAGACGGCCTGGTAATACAAAATGCAAGCATGCTGTCACTTGACAAGGGAACCGATCTCGGGCAATTTTTTAGACTTGTGAGCAAAATCAGGCAGGAAAGCGACATCCCGCTCGTATTGATGACATACACAAACATCCTGTACCATCAAAACTATGAAAAATTCTTCAAGGAGATAAAAAACGCAGGAATTGATGGGGTCATCACTCCAGACATGACGATTGAAGAGTCAAAAGAGTACCTAAAAGCAGCCAGAAGTAATGCAATCGATACAATATTTTTAGTCTCACCAAACACTGACAAAAAAAGACTGGGAAGGATAATCAGGCAGACAACGGGCTTTCTATACCTGGTGGCAGTGTATGGAACTACAGGAGTTCAAAACAAAATTCAGCAATACACAATTGATGCTCTCAGAAACACAAAAAAATAG